The following are from one region of the Dehalococcoidia bacterium genome:
- a CDS encoding response regulator transcription factor: MTNAQENGGSSELASENVFRSGDLTIDFSRCRVTIRGQQISLSATEYKLLTCLARNAGSVVTQDQLVNEVWGSSSLGDKELLYVNLCRIRLKMGDNARESRFIIANRGFGYMLSDRG, encoded by the coding sequence GTGACAAATGCCCAAGAGAACGGAGGCAGCAGCGAGTTGGCCAGTGAGAACGTGTTCCGATCCGGTGACCTGACAATCGACTTTTCTCGATGCAGAGTCACCATAAGGGGACAGCAAATTAGTCTGAGTGCCACTGAGTATAAACTGTTGACCTGTCTGGCTCGAAATGCGGGTTCAGTTGTCACTCAAGATCAACTTGTGAATGAGGTTTGGGGCAGCAGTTCACTGGGTGACAAAGAGCTACTCTATGTTAATCTGTGCCGGATCAGGTTGAAAATGGGGGATAACGCAAGGGAGTCACGATTCATCATCGCCAATCGTGGCTTTGGATACATGCTGTCGGATCGGGGATAA